TTGTTGCTATCATGGCGCTGGTTGCAGCTTGTGTGATTGACCCAGGTGTTTATTTTGCCATGAACAGCCCATTAGCCATGCTAGCGCCAGCCGGAACAGAAGACGTAGTCTCGTCAGCTGCGCAAGTTGTCAGTAGCTGGGGCTTCCACATCACACCTGATCAGCTCACTAATATTGCCAACGAAGTCGGAGAGAAAAGTATCATCTCTCGTGCAGGGGGTGCGCCAACACTCGCTGTAGGTATGGCCTATATTCTTCATGGTGCCCTTGGTGGGTTAATGAATGTTTCTTTCTGGTACCACTTTGCTATCTTGTTCGAGGCATTATTTATTTTGACTGCGGTAGATGCAGGAACACGAGCCGCACGCTTTATGTTACAAGATTTATTAGGCGTAATCTCTCCTTCCTTGAAACGTACAGATTCATTACCTGCAAACCTTATCGCAACGGCATTGTGCGTCCTAGCTTGGGGCTACTTCTTGCATCAAGGGGTTGTCGATCCACTCGGTGGTATCAACACGCTATGGCCTCTGTTCGGTATTGCCAACCAAATGCTTGCGGGTATGGCTCTGATGCTTTGCGCAGTGGTTCTGTTCAAGATGAAGCGTCAGAGATACGCTTGGGTTGCTTTAGTCCCCACCGCATGGCTACTGATATGTACTATGACTGCTGGATGGGAGAAAACCTTCAGTGAAGATGCTCGTGTTGGTTTCTTAGCTGTTGCCAATAAATTCCAAGCAATGATTGATAGTGGTAATATTCCATCTCAATATACCGAGTCACAGCTAGTACAATTGATTTTTAATAACCGTTTAGATGCTGGGCTAACTATTTTCTTTATGATTGTTGTAGTGCTACTCGCACTATTCTCAATCCGTACGGCTTTGAAGGCATTAAACACCTCTGAGCCTAGCGCCAATGAAGTCCCCTATGAGCCTATGCCTGCTAACTATAAAGAAATTGTAGCAAATACACGACACCACTAGTTGATTTGACTAGTTAGGAGGTAAATATGTTTGGTTCACTTGGTAATGCAGCTCGCTACTTAGGGCAAGCTGCAAAAATGATGATTGGTGTGCCTGACTATGATAATTATGTTGCACATATGCAGCTTAATCATCCAGATC
This portion of the Providencia manganoxydans genome encodes:
- a CDS encoding YbdD/YjiX family protein, giving the protein MFGSLGNAARYLGQAAKMMIGVPDYDNYVAHMQLNHPDQTPMTYEEFFKDRQDARYGGKGGFKCC